The sequence TCTTCAGGCTCGGCTGGAGAGCGAACTCGCCCGCGAGAAAGCTCGAGCAGCCGAGTGCAGAAAGGCCGCGGCTCGAACCCGCGCGAAactcgacgccgcagagaggcgccgcaagcgcgagagcgcagGCTTCGCGTGCGACGTGCGGGCAACGAAGAAGCAAGTTCAGGTAAGAAAAAACAAGACACCCAGCCTTCGCGAGAACGAAAAAGAGGTCTTTTCACTCACGCGGCtcaggcgagcagcgcgcggcgaggtgtctctttttcttccaggcgctcgaggcgTGGGGCCTCATGCTAGGCCAGGTGATGGAAATGCGCGTGCTACCTTGCCTCTCTGCAAAGGCGCGAGGTACAGacaaaaaaacaaaaaatgCAGAAAATGAACAATACTTCACCCAAAAGTAAACCCCCGCCCGGCGACGTCGTCACGTATGTGGAGGGAATCTGACAAATAAGTGAAGTTGAAAAGAAAGTGGACTCGTGCTTGTTGGTCTGTTAGCAGAGCGTCCACGCGTGCGCGAGCCCCGCACAAGCACATACAGTGGTATCCTTCTGAACATACGGTAGGCACATAAATGTAGAGAGACATATATTTGTAGAGAAGTCGCTGTGTAGATCATAAGTATAGGCAGACATATATGTAGATAAGTAGATATGTGGAACATAAAGGTAGGCATATATATGCTGGTACGTACACTTGCGGATCATAAATGTAAGCGTATCTATGTAGATAAGTAGATATGTAGATTCTATGGCTagacgacgaggagcgaCGAAGCAGCGGAAGGGGCATGCAGGTCAAATTACAGAAAGAATTGCAAAGTTAGGGAACACTGACGAAGCGCGAATACTCTCCGTCGACGGGATGCATGCCGGCGAATGCGGACAGATGAGAGAATTTTCCAAAGCAACAGACGCTGACGCGAGAAGCCACGCAACTCCCAGAGGCTGGGGTGTGtagagggcgcgcgagagaaagaaaagaaagaaggccgaagaaagcgagaaaacagaagctaacgcacacgcacacacaaaATACTGTCCTCCGTCAGCCTCGGGGTGTAGTTCCTCACTCTCTCTCCTGGTTGGCtgcgcgttttctcctcgccttcttctctctctcgcagacAACCTCCGTCAGGAGTGCCAAGACTTGCAGAGGGAGATACACGCGCTGAAAGCTTCGCTGGCGAgcatgcgcggcgagcgggagAAAAAGGGGACGGCAGGGCATGTCTCGTCGTCTAGCTGCTCCAGTGATTGCCAGCAGATGCGGAGCGAAGAACGcgctctcgcaggcggctccttttctcttggctgtgcttcttctccgccgccagggGCAGCTGCATCCGCGCATCCTTCTTGTGCTCGCGGTGTttcggctgctgcgctctcttcttcgtctgcttcgtcttccacTCTCCCTCCTTCGGTCCCCTCGGCCGgctccgctgcatgcgcgcaatcgtcttcgtctgcggacTTCTCTACTCGGCACCCGTCCGCAACCTCCGCCTGctcttccgccgtcgctgcggccgcctccctTTGCTCGTCTGCTCCTTTCTCGTCTTtgtcctcttcatcttcttcctctggtcctttctcgtctttgtcctcttcatcttcttcctctgctcttttctcgtctttgtcctcttcatcttcttcctctgctcctttctcgtctttgtcctcttcagcttctttctctgctcctttctcgtctttgtcctcttcagcttctttctctgctcctttctcgtctctgtcctcttcatcttcttcatcttcttcctctgttacttgctcctcttcttcctcttcatcttcttcctctgctacttgttcgccttcttcctcttcatctgcttcctctgctacttgttcgccttcttcctcttcatctgcttcctctgctacttgttcgccttctccacctccttcctctgctacggttttttctgctgcatCTTATCCATTGTCTTCCTCTGctccttcttcatcttctgcATTGTCTTCATGttcatcttcctcctcctcttcttattcctcctctttttcctcctcgtcttcctgctcttctttctcttcatcttcctcaCATTCTGCCTCTTCATCATCGTCATCTGTGTCTGGCTCTGCTTCTCGTTCCTTGCCCTCTTTGCCTCCGCACCCATGCCCTGCGCTTGCTGCtggctcttcgtcttcttcttctcaaAAGCTCTCatcttctttctcgtcggccttggcgccttcttctctccctgaGGCGGCGCCAAAAGGCGCCCCGGGCAGTGAGCGACGTTACATATTTCTGAAGCGAAAAGAGGAGAGTTGCGAGAGGCGGTATCGAacagaaggaggcgagaagcACGTGGGAAcgcttcgtctgcaggccgactccctttcttcctcgctaTATCGCCTTCCACAGGCGCCCTCGACGcttcagccgctgcagctcgtccAGGCGCATGGATCTCTCCCGTCGGTCTCCGGGGCGCTTtcagcgcctctctcttctgcgtcttcctcctgcaCAATGTCATCTTCTTCCGTTTCTTACTCGTGTTCAACTCCCTCTTTTTGGCTGCCtcgtgcgccttcgccttttACGTCGCCGATCGCTTCATCCTCTCGCACGGCTTCGTGGTTGCCGGCATGCGCGCCTCTTTCGGGTTCGAttccttcctccgcctcgttttcgtcttcttcgctctaTCCACGCGAGGGACTCGGGCTTGCGGACAAGCTCGCGTTACCCTCGTCTTTCAAgaaagagacgccgcgaaacTCCGCCtatctctcttcttctctcccttcaGCATTCGCTTCAtacgctgccgtcgctccgCAGGCCACCGAGGTCGCCTCGTCTCGCTGGATCCAGCCTCCTTATCGCTAccctccgctcgcctcttctgaagtgccctccgcgccgctgtctccttcgtttCCTCGCTTTCAGTCGCTGGCGCCGTTTGACTTTGGCGTCGAATCTTCTTCAGCCGCCCGCCGGTCGGGCTCGCTCCCCTCGCAGCCGAGCTCCGCTTTGGCCtctgccgcttccgccgctttCTCTGCTCCCACGGACGTTCCGTTCGCTTGTTTTCCTGCCTAGGCATCCAGCGGGCATCGGCTGTTGGTACCGCAGCGCCAATCCACATTTTCCTTAGCGAGTTCGTCCTCAATCTGCATGTCTTCtttgcttcgccttctgctgtgCTGGCTGCCGCCCCTTGCGTGCTCTCCTTTTCTGCGTACGCAGCCTCGGCATCTGCGGCCTTTtcagcctccgcagcgtctgccgctTGGTCGTTTCAGCGTCCTCTGCAAACGTCTCGCACTTCCTCTGTGCCGCGGCGCGATTCCTCATCTCGTTATTCTTCGAATCAAGCGCGTTCTGTggtgctttcttcttcttcgcagtctgcttcttctgctcgtCTCTGGCCTTCTCGCAAGCCTCctcctttccttcttctttcaCCTTTCCCTTCGCCGTTCTCTGCTCTCCGTCAggactctgcggcgccgcgagtctcAGCCTCGCCGCACCACTTTCCTCCGTTTCCTTCAACTTGCCTGCATTCGGCGgccccgtctccgccttcctgtgcgctgcgtctcgcctcgtctccaGGCCCGTTCGCTTCTGAGGCtcgagaagaggacgacagaagaagagagacgcgcgacggcgcgcgcagcgccctcgaCGCTCACTCCAATTGGCAAAAacgaggacggagaagaTGAACTGACGTCCCTCTACGCATGGTCACCCCCATCGTGCCCTTTCGCAGAGTCGCctctcgaggctgcagagggcgcgcggaCAGAAaccctct is a genomic window of Besnoitia besnoiti strain Bb-Ger1 chromosome IV, whole genome shotgun sequence containing:
- a CDS encoding chloride transporter, chloride channel (ClC) family protein (encoded by transcript BESB_055890): MRSEERALAGGSFSLGCASSPPPGAAASAHPSCARGVSAAALSSSSASSSTLPPSVPSAGSAACAQSSSSADFSTRHPSATSACSSAVAAAASLCSSAPFSSLSSSSSSSGPFSSLSSSSSSSALFSSLSSSSSSSAPFSSLSSSASFSAPFSSLSSSASFSAPFSSLSSSSSSSSSSVTCSSSSSSSSSSATCSPSSSSSASSATCSPSSSSSASSATCSPSPPPSSATVFSAASYPLSSSAPSSSSALSSCSSSSSSSYSSSFSSSSSCSSFSSSSSHSASSSSSSVSGSASRSLPSLPPHPCPALAAGSSSSSSQKLSSSFSSALAPSSLPEAAPKGAPGSERRYIFLKRKEESCERRYRTEGGEKHVGTLRLQADSLSSSLYRLPQAPSTLQPLQLVQAHGSLPSVSGALSAPLSSASSSCTMSSSSVSYSCSTPSFWLPRAPSPFTSPIASSSRTASWLPACAPLSGSIPSSASFSSSSLYPREGLGLADKLALPSSFKKETPRNSAYLSSSLPSAFASYAAVAPQATEVASSRWIQPPYRYPPLASSEVPSAPLSPSFPRFQSLAPFDFGVESSSAARRVLCKRLALPLCRGAIPHLVILRIKRVLWCFLLLRSLLLLLVSGLLASLLLSFFFHLSLRRSLLSVRTLRRRESQPRRTTFLRFLQLACIRRPRLRLPVRCVSPRLQARSLLRLEKRTTEEERRATARAAPSTLTPIGKNEDGEDELTSLYAWSPPSCPFAESPLEAAEGARTETLSASPLACVPASSPSCPCTASSPAASSVAVYAFFLFPASTPLSLGALSRVLDRGRVAESEEVTAAFPVTRLRRTPNVERLLSPL